One genomic window of Haloferax mediterranei ATCC 33500 includes the following:
- a CDS encoding HFX_2341 family transcriptional regulator: MQTHIVPVGFDYDRLIAPLIRDQLDVDRVILLEGAIGSEANVEYSRNLSGKLGKDFQNLLGAETEQVIVDDVYDYDAAFEQAYDLINAELDADDELRGDDEEPGEVWVNVSAMPRPVSFAFATAAHSIMVERQADRDRIHTYYTAPEKYLETELAEELRTGRDLLEDILESGEIDADRIRERLDVASDLLSEFDERGTTIGAKEIDGRHIVELPVASFSNVKPFEEVILFKLGEHGEFGSVSELAEALAREMNEEYTDSFRSKVIYNVDRLGPGGKGYIEQEERGKSYRTRLSRIGELWVRAHADSEE, encoded by the coding sequence ATGCAGACGCACATCGTTCCCGTCGGGTTCGACTACGACCGACTCATCGCGCCACTCATCCGCGACCAGTTGGACGTTGACCGCGTCATCCTCCTCGAAGGCGCTATCGGGAGCGAAGCGAACGTCGAGTACTCGCGGAACCTGTCGGGGAAACTCGGCAAGGACTTCCAGAACCTCCTCGGCGCGGAGACCGAGCAGGTCATCGTCGACGACGTGTACGACTACGACGCCGCATTCGAGCAGGCCTACGACCTCATCAACGCCGAACTCGACGCCGACGACGAACTCCGCGGGGACGACGAGGAACCGGGTGAGGTGTGGGTCAACGTGAGCGCGATGCCACGGCCCGTCTCCTTTGCCTTCGCAACCGCCGCGCACTCCATCATGGTAGAACGGCAGGCCGACCGAGACCGCATCCACACCTACTACACGGCCCCCGAGAAGTATCTGGAGACCGAACTCGCCGAGGAACTCCGAACCGGCCGCGACCTGCTGGAGGATATCCTCGAATCCGGTGAAATCGACGCCGACCGAATCCGCGAACGCCTCGACGTCGCCTCGGACCTCCTCTCGGAATTCGACGAGCGAGGGACGACCATCGGCGCGAAGGAAATCGACGGTCGGCACATCGTCGAACTGCCCGTCGCCTCCTTTTCCAACGTCAAGCCGTTCGAGGAAGTCATCCTGTTCAAACTCGGCGAACACGGCGAGTTCGGGTCCGTCTCGGAACTCGCGGAGGCGCTCGCCCGCGAGATGAACGAGGAGTACACCGATTCTTTCCGCTCGAAGGTCATCTACAACGTGGACCGTCTCGGCCCCGGCGGGAAGGGCTACATCGAGCAGGAAGAACGAGGGAAGTCCTACCGGACGCGACTCTCCCGTATCGGCGAGTTGTGGGTCCGCGCCCACGCGGACAGCGAGGAGTGA
- a CDS encoding sensor histidine kinase has translation MQGASQWQATPYTIPLGVGAGLFVALGLYLLHRQTERRLIPGAALGALLLFASGLWMGLYALELSRTGFATKVLLNQLGYFGIAPLPLLWFAYVMRHAGFDDLPRSAWAALGSVPVVTIGLVLTNQWHKLIWTDLRLSTQPGYVVLVNEHGVAFTVYIIYAYVLVFAGVGILVRTLFRASGIHRKQTLGLLVGGLIPAAGGIIYITDLSPVSGLNLPALAFSLTSAAVAWSVFRHRLFTLVPVAWESVIESMHDAAIVLDNDRRVLDANPASERLLTRSLEGSYGQLVDDVLLPEVVAALPATPNAEATVTLDGEERDLLVETTPLGEESLTTGTLVLVRDITERTERERQLQRQNERLDEFASVVSHDLRNPLTVACGYLELAQETGDDQYFQRVEEAHDRMETIIEDLLTLARQGETLTDVTPVALKTVAQEAWDSTAVGDATLDVRLDRTIAADRGRLRQLLENLFRNSVEHGETDEFASDDRSITVTVGALDDGFYVEDDGPGIPERERENVFERGYTTHEDGTGFGLPIVKSIADAHGWSVDLVASSSGGARFEFTDVAAEPEAVAAENREATE, from the coding sequence ATGCAGGGCGCGTCTCAATGGCAGGCTACGCCGTACACGATTCCGCTTGGGGTCGGTGCCGGTCTCTTCGTAGCCCTCGGACTGTATCTTCTCCACCGCCAGACGGAACGCCGCCTCATCCCGGGCGCGGCACTCGGTGCACTCCTGTTGTTCGCATCGGGGCTCTGGATGGGGCTGTACGCGCTCGAACTCTCCCGAACCGGCTTCGCGACCAAGGTGCTTTTGAACCAACTCGGCTATTTCGGCATCGCGCCGCTCCCGTTGCTGTGGTTCGCGTACGTGATGCGTCACGCCGGATTTGATGATTTGCCGCGGTCGGCGTGGGCGGCCCTCGGGAGTGTCCCTGTCGTCACAATCGGACTCGTCCTGACGAACCAGTGGCACAAACTCATCTGGACCGACCTGCGGCTCTCCACGCAGCCTGGGTACGTCGTCCTCGTGAACGAACACGGCGTCGCGTTCACTGTCTACATCATCTACGCGTACGTACTCGTCTTCGCGGGCGTCGGCATCCTCGTTCGGACGCTCTTCCGTGCTAGTGGAATCCATCGAAAACAGACACTCGGGTTGCTCGTCGGCGGTCTCATCCCTGCGGCTGGTGGCATCATCTACATCACCGACCTGAGTCCCGTTTCGGGCCTAAACCTCCCCGCACTGGCGTTTTCGCTCACCTCGGCAGCCGTCGCGTGGAGTGTCTTCCGACACCGACTGTTCACGCTCGTTCCGGTCGCATGGGAGTCCGTCATCGAGTCGATGCACGACGCCGCCATCGTCCTCGACAACGACAGGCGAGTGCTCGATGCGAATCCAGCGAGTGAGCGACTCCTCACCCGTTCGCTCGAAGGGTCATACGGGCAGTTGGTCGACGACGTGTTGTTACCCGAAGTCGTTGCTGCGCTTCCTGCAACTCCCAACGCGGAGGCGACGGTCACACTCGACGGCGAGGAACGGGACCTGTTGGTGGAGACGACACCGCTCGGCGAGGAGTCGCTGACCACGGGAACACTCGTTCTCGTCCGCGACATCACTGAGCGTACGGAGCGCGAACGACAACTCCAGCGCCAGAACGAGCGCCTCGATGAGTTCGCTTCGGTCGTCTCCCACGACCTGCGAAACCCGCTTACGGTCGCCTGCGGCTATCTGGAACTGGCACAGGAGACCGGTGACGACCAGTACTTCCAACGGGTCGAAGAAGCCCACGACCGGATGGAGACAATCATCGAAGACCTGCTGACGCTCGCCCGGCAGGGGGAGACACTGACGGACGTGACACCGGTTGCCCTGAAGACGGTCGCGCAGGAGGCATGGGACAGTACCGCCGTCGGCGACGCCACGCTCGATGTTCGACTGGACCGGACGATTGCTGCCGACCGGGGGCGACTCCGCCAACTGCTCGAAAACCTGTTTCGGAACTCGGTAGAACACGGTGAGACAGACGAGTTCGCGTCCGACGACCGCTCAATCACTGTTACTGTCGGTGCGCTGGACGACGGGTTCTACGTCGAAGACGACGGTCCCGGAATCCCCGAGCGGGAGCGAGAAAACGTGTTCGAACGTGGCTACACGACACACGAAGACGGCACCGGCTTCGGCCTTCCTATCGTCAAATCAATCGCCGACGCCCACGGCTGGTCAGTCGACCTCGTGGCGTCATCGTCCGGCGGGGCGCGGTTCGAGTTCACCGACGTAGCAGCCGAACCGGAGGCCGTGGCCGCAGAGAACCGAGAAGCGACCGAATAG
- a CDS encoding homoserine kinase, whose product MVTVRAPATSANLGSGFDVFGVALDRPADVVHVEKADRTTIEVTGVGRQYIPTDPDRNVVGAVAEALDAPAHIRIDKGVRPSSGLGSSAASSAAAAVALNELYDRGLSREELVPVAAEGEAVVSGEPHADNVAPALLGGFTVATDDGVTTVDADIPLVACLPEIAVSTRDARRVVPSRASIEDMVHTVGRAATLAVGMCRRDPELVGAGMDDRIVTPARAELITGYHDVREAALEAGAEGVTVSGAGPSVLSVCHASDRTRVAGAMLEAFDETDVAARAYKTRVGRGAEIFDI is encoded by the coding sequence ATGGTTACGGTCCGCGCACCCGCCACGAGCGCCAATCTCGGAAGTGGGTTCGACGTTTTCGGAGTGGCTCTCGACCGCCCCGCTGACGTCGTTCACGTCGAAAAGGCGGACCGCACAACAATCGAGGTCACGGGCGTCGGTCGCCAGTACATTCCGACTGACCCGGACCGAAACGTCGTCGGTGCCGTCGCCGAGGCACTCGACGCCCCCGCACACATTCGTATCGACAAAGGTGTCCGGCCCTCGTCGGGTCTCGGGTCGTCGGCCGCGAGTTCCGCCGCGGCCGCAGTCGCCCTGAACGAACTGTACGACCGCGGACTCTCCCGCGAGGAACTCGTCCCGGTCGCCGCTGAGGGGGAGGCAGTCGTCTCCGGCGAACCCCACGCCGACAACGTCGCGCCCGCACTGCTCGGCGGTTTCACCGTCGCAACCGACGACGGAGTCACGACTGTCGACGCCGACATCCCGCTCGTCGCGTGCCTTCCCGAAATCGCCGTCTCGACTCGCGATGCACGGCGTGTCGTCCCGAGTCGGGCCAGCATCGAAGACATGGTTCACACGGTCGGTCGGGCAGCGACGCTCGCTGTCGGGATGTGCCGTCGCGACCCCGAACTCGTCGGGGCCGGGATGGACGACCGCATCGTCACGCCGGCACGAGCGGAACTCATCACCGGCTATCACGATGTTCGAGAGGCGGCACTCGAAGCCGGGGCGGAAGGCGTCACCGTCTCAGGTGCCGGCCCGTCGGTTCTCAGTGTGTGCCACGCCAGCGACCGAACTCGCGTTGCGGGTGCGATGCTCGAAGCCTTCGACGAGACCGATGTGGCTGCCCGCGCCTACAAGACGCGTGTCGGTCGCGGCGCTGAAATATTTGATATCTGA
- the pdxS gene encoding pyridoxal 5'-phosphate synthase lyase subunit PdxS gives MAEETDLEELRRGTELVKRGFAQMQKGGVIMDVVNAEQAKIAEEAGAVAVMALEAVPADIRKRGGVSRMADPEKVKEIIDAVSIPVMGKARIGHYTEAQILEAIGVDMVDESEVLTPADNEYHIDKREFTSPFVCGARNLPEALRRINEGAAMIRTKGEAGTGDVNQAVTHQRTIKNQIRTLTGLNFDEREKWAREHEAPADLVHETAEMGRLPVVNFAAGGIATPADAALMMYHECDGIFVGSGIFGAEDPETMGEAVVEAVNNWDDPEKLADIASGIGKGMKGEANVDMPEEKKLQGRGV, from the coding sequence ATGGCTGAGGAGACCGACCTTGAGGAACTCCGGCGTGGGACCGAACTCGTCAAGCGCGGGTTCGCCCAGATGCAGAAAGGCGGCGTCATCATGGACGTTGTCAACGCAGAGCAAGCGAAGATTGCCGAGGAGGCGGGCGCAGTCGCCGTAATGGCACTCGAAGCCGTTCCGGCCGACATCCGCAAGCGTGGTGGCGTCTCTCGGATGGCCGACCCCGAGAAGGTCAAAGAAATCATCGACGCCGTCTCCATCCCGGTGATGGGCAAGGCCCGCATCGGCCACTACACCGAAGCACAGATTCTCGAAGCTATCGGTGTCGACATGGTCGACGAGAGTGAGGTTCTCACCCCGGCGGACAACGAATACCACATCGACAAGCGCGAGTTCACGTCGCCGTTCGTCTGTGGTGCGCGCAACCTCCCCGAGGCGCTCCGCCGCATCAACGAGGGTGCCGCGATGATTCGCACCAAGGGAGAAGCCGGTACTGGCGACGTCAACCAGGCCGTCACTCACCAGCGGACCATCAAAAACCAGATTCGGACGCTTACGGGTCTGAACTTCGACGAGCGCGAGAAGTGGGCTCGCGAGCACGAAGCACCTGCTGACCTCGTCCACGAGACAGCCGAGATGGGTCGGCTGCCGGTCGTGAACTTCGCCGCCGGTGGCATCGCGACGCCCGCCGACGCGGCGCTCATGATGTACCACGAGTGTGACGGTATCTTCGTCGGCTCCGGCATCTTCGGCGCAGAGGACCCAGAGACGATGGGCGAGGCAGTCGTCGAGGCCGTCAACAACTGGGACGACCCCGAGAAACTCGCCGACATCGCCTCCGGCATCGGCAAGGGCATGAAGGGCGAAGCGAACGTCGACATGCCCGAAGAGAAGAAGCTGCAAGGCCGCGGCGTCTAA
- a CDS encoding universal stress protein, whose amino-acid sequence MQRALVVVSPNERSNRILREAGELAAGSGAELVVLTVLPDEEFERTRSALADVGSSDVVYGIDQATESATRKAKRLAREALDDLDVDYRVVADIGPEVDSVLETAEAESCDHLFVSGRRRSPTGKLLSRDVTQTVMLNFDGPVTVLLGEESETEDDSNRKSRALA is encoded by the coding sequence ATGCAACGAGCACTCGTCGTCGTCAGTCCGAACGAACGGTCGAATCGAATCCTCCGCGAAGCAGGCGAACTCGCCGCCGGCAGCGGAGCGGAACTCGTCGTCCTCACCGTCCTCCCCGACGAGGAGTTCGAGCGCACGCGCTCGGCCCTCGCCGATGTCGGGTCGTCCGATGTCGTCTACGGCATCGACCAGGCAACCGAGTCGGCCACGCGCAAAGCCAAGCGTCTCGCACGCGAGGCTCTCGACGACCTCGATGTCGACTACCGAGTCGTCGCCGACATCGGCCCGGAAGTCGATTCGGTTCTCGAAACGGCCGAGGCGGAATCGTGCGACCACCTCTTCGTGTCCGGTCGCCGCCGCTCGCCGACAGGGAAGCTTCTCTCTCGGGACGTGACCCAGACGGTCATGCTCAACTTCGACGGGCCGGTCACCGTCCTCCTCGGCGAAGAGTCAGAGACGGAAGACGACTCGAATCGGAAGTCCCGCGCGCTCGCGTAA
- a CDS encoding DUF1405 domain-containing protein, translated as MDEATRLRHILDDPRRLFGDDDLPPTTNLPRWLAPLPEWLENFGLNIAWLVVVINLVGTAFGFWYYGFQFSIEPTVMWPLVPDSPVATLFIALSLAFWKLGRSNEYINALAFFGCLKLGLWTPYVLLVFKSDFSYLHWAMYNFLFWSHLAMVVEAFLIQRYARFPIGAVLVAVVWYGFNDLVDYFVPIVGSAHHTLIPAEPIVDGVVQHVAPAHELAAAGAVVLTFAATFLALATRVEKVEHGAV; from the coding sequence ATGGACGAGGCGACGCGATTACGCCACATACTCGACGACCCGAGACGCCTCTTCGGCGACGACGACTTGCCGCCCACGACGAATCTGCCGCGGTGGCTCGCGCCCCTCCCGGAGTGGCTGGAAAATTTCGGACTCAATATCGCGTGGCTCGTCGTCGTCATCAACCTCGTCGGGACCGCGTTCGGGTTCTGGTACTACGGCTTCCAGTTCAGCATCGAACCGACGGTAATGTGGCCGCTCGTTCCCGATAGCCCCGTCGCTACGCTCTTTATCGCACTCTCACTCGCGTTCTGGAAACTCGGGCGGTCGAACGAGTATATCAACGCGCTCGCGTTCTTCGGCTGTCTCAAACTCGGGTTGTGGACGCCGTACGTGCTTCTCGTGTTCAAAAGCGACTTCTCGTATCTCCACTGGGCGATGTACAACTTCCTCTTTTGGAGCCACCTCGCCATGGTCGTCGAGGCGTTTCTCATCCAGCGCTACGCCCGGTTTCCCATCGGTGCCGTCCTCGTCGCGGTCGTCTGGTACGGTTTCAACGACCTCGTCGACTACTTCGTCCCCATCGTCGGGTCGGCGCACCACACGCTCATTCCCGCCGAACCAATCGTCGATGGCGTCGTCCAGCACGTCGCGCCAGCCCACGAACTCGCCGCCGCCGGTGCTGTCGTACTGACGTTCGCGGCGACGTTCCTCGCGCTTGCGACGCGGGTAGAGAAGGTCGAACACGGCGCGGTCTGA
- a CDS encoding enolase-like domain-containing protein, giving the protein MTLFDRVADLPLTVESVTRDRFESDTSSDFLRKTTVFSLSGDGDVGRGEDVTYDSEDHDALADAPDDVFDLQGAYDSFADFSAALDDVDLFPTKGPERETSVHYRRWALESAGLDLALRQHGTDLAAALGRERDPVRFVVSTRLGDSPSADRIEMLLDRDPDCEFKLDPTSAWDDDLVATLAERDCVRILDLKGQYKNTSVDQEADPALYERIISGFPDAVIEDPEFTDETRPLFDGEKSRVSWDAPITGVESVEELPFEPSWLNIKPSRFGTVESLFETIEYAEARGMSLYGGGQFELDVGRDHIQLLASVFYPDGPNDVAPRGYNLPDPPSGLPRSPLTPSNDPSGLEF; this is encoded by the coding sequence ATGACTCTTTTCGACCGCGTGGCTGACCTGCCGCTCACCGTCGAGTCTGTCACCCGCGACCGCTTCGAGAGCGACACGTCGAGTGACTTTCTCCGCAAGACAACGGTCTTCTCACTCTCCGGCGACGGCGACGTTGGCCGTGGCGAAGACGTAACGTACGACTCGGAGGACCACGACGCCCTCGCTGACGCGCCCGACGACGTGTTTGACCTTCAGGGGGCGTACGACTCCTTCGCCGACTTCTCCGCTGCTCTCGACGATGTGGACCTGTTCCCGACGAAGGGACCCGAACGCGAGACATCGGTGCACTACCGTCGCTGGGCGCTCGAATCCGCCGGACTCGACCTCGCGCTCCGACAGCACGGGACCGACCTCGCGGCGGCACTCGGTCGCGAGCGCGACCCGGTTCGGTTCGTGGTGAGCACGCGACTCGGCGACTCACCATCGGCCGACCGAATCGAGATGCTCCTCGACCGCGACCCCGACTGCGAGTTCAAACTGGACCCCACGTCGGCGTGGGACGACGACCTCGTGGCGACCCTCGCCGAGCGGGACTGTGTCCGCATCCTCGACCTCAAGGGCCAGTACAAGAACACCTCTGTCGATCAGGAAGCAGACCCTGCACTCTACGAGCGAATCATCTCGGGATTCCCCGACGCCGTGATAGAAGACCCCGAGTTCACCGACGAGACCCGACCGTTATTCGACGGCGAGAAATCGCGTGTTTCGTGGGACGCGCCGATTACGGGCGTCGAGTCGGTCGAAGAACTCCCGTTCGAACCGTCGTGGCTCAATATCAAGCCTTCGCGGTTCGGGACCGTCGAGTCACTCTTCGAGACCATCGAGTACGCCGAGGCTCGCGGCATGTCCCTGTACGGCGGCGGCCAGTTCGAACTCGATGTGGGACGCGACCACATCCAACTGCTCGCGTCGGTGTTCTATCCGGACGGCCCGAACGACGTAGCTCCTCGCGGCTACAATCTCCCGGACCCGCCGAGCGGACTTCCGCGGAGTCCGCTGACCCCGAGTAACGACCCGTCGGGTCTCGAGTTCTAA